From a single Mucilaginibacter terrenus genomic region:
- a CDS encoding alpha-1,2-fucosyltransferase, whose translation MIAVELEGRLGNQLFQYAFIYATARRLNVKFYLDKNVEEFIPAKYFNLKHDALRPLDEGLFAVAGFKNIFRFHLKRRFYRLLNAVFLNRQQMVIGNNEEPAEAIQKLQDKRMYKGYFQSERYFEEVKVDLKQLLTIKPSYRQEFERILSGLTAGPKAVIHIRRGDYSDLNMALPISYYKKALSHIADNNMQYVFISDDPGYVEKEFAFVRNKYISTHDEITDLQFLMNADVCVLSCSSFSWWGAWLNNKPGKVVYAPKNWLGYNTAQEYPTGISYNQSINWITA comes from the coding sequence ATGATTGCTGTGGAACTGGAAGGACGTCTTGGCAATCAGTTATTTCAATACGCATTTATATATGCCACAGCACGCAGGCTTAATGTTAAGTTCTACCTGGATAAAAATGTGGAAGAGTTTATCCCGGCTAAGTACTTTAACCTTAAGCATGATGCCTTAAGGCCGCTTGACGAAGGCCTGTTTGCCGTTGCAGGATTTAAGAACATCTTCCGGTTTCATCTTAAAAGGCGTTTTTATCGTTTGTTGAATGCCGTCTTCCTGAACAGGCAGCAAATGGTAATTGGCAACAACGAGGAACCCGCTGAGGCTATACAAAAGCTGCAAGATAAAAGAATGTATAAGGGTTACTTTCAATCGGAACGATACTTTGAGGAAGTAAAGGTGGACCTTAAACAATTACTAACAATTAAACCCTCATACCGGCAGGAGTTTGAACGGATATTATCAGGACTTACTGCCGGACCAAAAGCTGTTATACATATCAGGCGGGGCGACTACTCCGATTTGAACATGGCGCTTCCAATCAGCTACTATAAAAAAGCTTTAAGCCATATAGCCGATAATAACATGCAGTACGTCTTTATTAGCGATGATCCCGGCTATGTAGAAAAGGAATTTGCATTTGTAAGGAACAAGTACATCTCCACTCATGATGAAATTACCGATCTACAATTTCTAATGAATGCAGATGTTTGTGTACTATCCTGCAGTTCATTTAGTTGGTGGGGCGCCTGGCTAAACAACAAACCGGGCAAAGTGGTATATGCCCCTAAAAACTGGCTTGGATATAATACCGCTCAGGAGTATCCTACAGGAATCTCCTATAATCAATCTATAAACTGGATAACCGCATGA
- a CDS encoding FkbM family methyltransferase translates to MKQFLRKLLASILTATFGRQKLMFLLSEPEDNALLGFKRDGYLHDIGWVNSIANNAIIDVTGQPLPWVTYPFIHFITPRLQETFALFEFGSGNSTLYYSKRVAQVDSVENDRHWYEKIRNTMPVNVNLFYCEMKAGGRYSRYALETEKKYDVVIVDGRDRVNCCKNSIPALTENGIIVLDDSERAEYSQGTDHLKAAGFKQLDFWGLAPGVTYLKCTSIFYRDNNCLNI, encoded by the coding sequence ATGAAGCAGTTCTTGAGAAAATTGCTTGCCAGCATACTTACAGCTACTTTTGGGCGCCAAAAGCTAATGTTCCTGCTTAGTGAACCGGAGGACAATGCGCTACTCGGCTTTAAACGGGACGGCTACCTGCATGACATTGGTTGGGTAAACTCTATAGCGAACAACGCCATTATAGATGTTACCGGCCAGCCACTCCCCTGGGTAACTTACCCATTCATTCACTTTATAACGCCAAGGCTGCAGGAAACCTTTGCGCTTTTTGAATTTGGAAGCGGCAACTCAACCCTCTACTACAGCAAGAGAGTTGCACAGGTAGACAGCGTAGAGAACGACCGGCATTGGTACGAAAAGATCAGGAACACCATGCCTGTAAATGTTAATCTTTTTTATTGCGAGATGAAAGCAGGCGGCAGGTATAGCCGTTACGCGCTGGAAACTGAAAAGAAATATGATGTTGTTATAGTAGACGGACGCGACCGTGTAAATTGCTGCAAGAACAGCATCCCTGCCTTAACAGAGAACGGAATTATTGTGTTGGACGATTCAGAAAGAGCAGAGTATAGCCAGGGTACAGATCACCTAAAAGCTGCCGGATTTAAGCAGCTGGACTTTTGGGGATTGGCTCCTGGTGTAACCTATCTTAAGTGTACCAGCATATTTTACCGGGACAATAACTGCCTTAATATTTAA
- a CDS encoding methyltransferase, TIGR04325 family — protein sequence MPLAPIVLFVYSRPEHTRQVLTALAANELANDSTLYIFADGAKHDADAEALKNIEETRKVIREKQWCREVFITESVANKGLAGSVISGVTQVVNKHGAVIVLEDDLITSRYFLRFMNEALTTYREEQNVLSIGALNFFAADDAVSDTFFVPIPDCWGWATWADRWQLFEPNPQKLLNQLREQGLISKFNLHGAYRFEDMLIDQIKGNVNSWAIRWQAVAYLENKLTLYPKHSVTKNIGFGAGGTHGGNDQYTGKIKFAETPVKVKKLLVAENESITRKMIEGYREVTLPSQKAKAKRAIREQVKQLIPPGLSSLYRKARPHKGSSVMWAGNYKNWEEAQKETSGYEDASILQKTKAAILKVKNGEAAGERDSVLFDKVPYSWPAIAGLLKATAENDNKLNVIDFGGALGSSYFQFKAIAPFGAKLQWTVVEQPAYVDPGNADVADGVLNFAYTIDEALQNNKANVLLLSSVLQYLPNPYGFVASLSSYNFKYILIDRTSFIAGNEQRLTIQNVPSSIHRASYACWFFNEEVFIAVFKNNYQLIADFDSHIDYPSKAEDGAKLYWKGFLFKLNEA from the coding sequence ATGCCTTTAGCTCCTATTGTTCTTTTTGTTTATAGTCGTCCTGAACACACCAGGCAGGTGCTGACTGCATTGGCAGCTAATGAACTTGCAAATGACTCGACCCTGTACATTTTTGCTGATGGGGCAAAACATGACGCGGATGCAGAAGCACTAAAGAATATTGAAGAAACCCGCAAAGTTATAAGGGAGAAGCAATGGTGCCGGGAGGTTTTCATTACTGAGTCTGTAGCCAACAAGGGACTAGCCGGTTCTGTTATTTCCGGTGTTACCCAGGTGGTAAATAAACATGGCGCTGTAATCGTTTTGGAAGATGATCTGATCACTTCCAGGTACTTCCTGCGCTTCATGAACGAAGCACTTACAACTTACCGCGAAGAGCAAAATGTATTAAGCATTGGGGCGCTCAACTTTTTCGCCGCAGATGATGCCGTAAGTGACACGTTTTTTGTACCAATACCCGACTGCTGGGGCTGGGCTACCTGGGCGGACAGATGGCAGCTATTTGAGCCTAACCCTCAAAAACTATTAAATCAGCTTAGGGAGCAAGGGCTTATAAGTAAATTCAACCTCCACGGAGCTTACCGCTTTGAAGACATGCTGATTGACCAAATAAAAGGCAATGTCAACTCCTGGGCCATACGCTGGCAGGCAGTGGCCTATCTGGAAAATAAACTAACCTTGTATCCAAAACATTCGGTCACTAAAAATATTGGCTTTGGTGCCGGCGGAACTCACGGCGGGAACGACCAGTATACCGGTAAGATAAAGTTTGCCGAAACGCCTGTAAAGGTGAAAAAACTCCTTGTTGCAGAAAATGAATCTATCACGCGGAAAATGATAGAGGGATATCGCGAGGTTACCTTACCGTCCCAAAAAGCAAAGGCAAAACGAGCCATTCGCGAACAGGTAAAACAACTCATCCCACCGGGGCTTAGCAGTTTGTACAGAAAAGCACGCCCACACAAGGGAAGCTCGGTAATGTGGGCCGGTAATTACAAAAACTGGGAGGAAGCGCAAAAAGAAACATCGGGTTATGAAGATGCTTCCATCCTTCAAAAAACGAAGGCGGCCATACTGAAGGTGAAGAACGGTGAGGCGGCCGGTGAGCGCGATTCGGTATTGTTCGACAAAGTTCCTTACAGTTGGCCGGCAATTGCCGGTCTGCTAAAAGCAACCGCAGAGAACGACAATAAATTAAATGTAATAGATTTCGGAGGTGCCTTAGGTTCCAGCTATTTTCAGTTTAAAGCCATAGCACCATTTGGTGCCAAACTTCAATGGACGGTAGTAGAGCAGCCCGCTTATGTAGACCCAGGCAATGCAGATGTAGCAGACGGAGTATTAAATTTCGCCTACACCATTGACGAGGCACTGCAAAACAACAAGGCAAACGTATTGCTGCTATCCAGCGTGCTGCAATACTTGCCAAACCCTTACGGGTTTGTTGCTTCGTTAAGTAGTTATAACTTTAAATACATACTTATCGACAGAACATCATTTATAGCTGGTAACGAGCAGCGCTTAACTATACAAAACGTACCATCGAGCATTCACCGGGCATCATACGCCTGCTGGTTCTTTAACGAAGAAGTGTTTATTGCCGTCTTTAAAAACAATTATCAACTTATAGCAGATTTTGACAGCCATATAGATTACCCGTCCAAAGCTGAAGATGGTGCAAAGCTATATTGGAAAGGCTTTTTATTTAAACTGAATGAAGCTTAA
- a CDS encoding glycosyl transferase, producing MKLNFCTLFNTAYLAKGIALYESLQQQCASFHLYIVAFDAKTYQILTELAYPDATIISLDQLENKELLAVKPGRSVAEYCWTCTPATVRYCIDNYNLDNCTYLDADLYFYSDPTTLIHDMGESSVLITPHNYHPAYDQSAAAGIYCVQFVTFKNTVDGNIVLNWWLQACLNWCYARYEDGKMGDQKYLDSWPYMFNGIYICRNAEAGLAPWNALNYKYSEHNDNLGVDGNKLVFYHFHDLKYLSDGRWFLGGYDLPGDVIEKVYKPYLARLESIDKTIKQQYPGTDSLNALDVQQVTALSSKYKLGIYKMDLKKSARQFFSDVFFASKRKYYQKNYIKID from the coding sequence ATGAAGCTTAACTTCTGCACTTTGTTCAACACAGCCTACCTTGCAAAGGGCATAGCACTGTACGAGTCGCTGCAGCAGCAATGTGCTTCCTTTCACTTATACATTGTTGCTTTTGATGCTAAAACGTACCAGATATTAACAGAGCTGGCGTACCCCGATGCAACTATAATCAGCCTGGATCAACTGGAGAACAAGGAACTGCTAGCTGTAAAACCGGGCCGCTCGGTTGCCGAATATTGCTGGACCTGTACACCAGCAACCGTGAGATATTGCATAGATAACTACAACCTGGATAACTGCACTTACCTGGATGCTGACCTTTACTTTTACTCTGACCCGACGACGCTAATCCATGATATGGGTGAAAGCTCTGTGTTGATTACCCCTCATAACTATCACCCAGCTTATGACCAGAGCGCCGCAGCAGGTATATATTGCGTTCAGTTCGTAACGTTTAAGAATACAGTTGACGGTAATATCGTATTAAACTGGTGGCTGCAAGCATGCCTTAACTGGTGTTATGCGCGATACGAAGATGGGAAAATGGGTGACCAGAAATACCTGGACAGCTGGCCATACATGTTTAATGGCATATACATCTGCCGCAACGCGGAAGCCGGCCTTGCCCCATGGAACGCACTTAATTATAAATATTCGGAACATAACGACAACCTCGGGGTAGATGGTAACAAGTTAGTGTTTTATCATTTTCACGACCTTAAATACCTTTCGGACGGCAGATGGTTTTTAGGCGGATACGATTTACCAGGCGACGTAATAGAAAAGGTTTATAAACCTTACCTCGCAAGGCTGGAGAGTATCGATAAAACTATAAAACAGCAATACCCGGGCACAGACAGCCTTAACGCGCTTGACGTGCAGCAAGTGACTGCATTAAGCAGCAAATACAAACTGGGTATCTATAAGATGGATCTGAAAAAATCTGCACGGCAATTCTTTTCGGATGTATTCTTTGCTTCAAAAAGAAAATATTACCAAAAGAACTACATTAAAATAGATTGA
- a CDS encoding glycosyltransferase codes for MIELSYIIATRNRLLFLRITLERLIANLQPGEEIVVVDGDSRDGSKEYLQGLYTDGRIQQFISEPDKNQAHGWNKAMLIARGEIIKKIIDDDVFCYAAIRQCKAYMLQHSEVDVVISNDLGSSLNNPAQIEKYSRLPQFSKWQQGDVPSFTFGDVHMLIRRSALAYVGLYNTSFVMMDWEYSLRISYLKASIIYYTGYNALSVAHEQSVTSHKNQQLVQDQGKLGMLMYNYAGDGAEISNWSKLKIFAGKKLYGKTQISSQQVALNTDTLKEIYNSYYLYIDDCNMQDSFEFITGT; via the coding sequence TTGATCGAGCTGTCCTACATTATCGCTACCCGCAACCGCTTGCTATTTCTGCGCATTACACTGGAACGATTGATAGCAAACCTACAACCCGGGGAAGAGATTGTGGTGGTGGACGGTGATAGCAGAGATGGCAGCAAAGAATACCTGCAAGGATTGTATACTGATGGCCGTATACAGCAGTTTATATCCGAGCCGGACAAGAACCAAGCGCACGGGTGGAACAAAGCAATGTTGATAGCGCGTGGCGAGATCATCAAGAAAATAATTGACGACGATGTGTTCTGTTACGCCGCCATTCGCCAATGCAAAGCTTATATGCTGCAACATTCGGAAGTGGATGTCGTGATCTCTAATGACCTTGGCTCCTCGCTTAACAATCCGGCGCAAATTGAAAAGTACAGCCGTTTGCCGCAGTTCAGTAAATGGCAGCAAGGCGACGTACCATCTTTTACCTTTGGCGACGTGCACATGCTGATCCGGCGAAGCGCTTTGGCCTATGTAGGATTATATAACACCTCCTTTGTTATGATGGACTGGGAGTACTCGCTGCGCATTAGTTATCTTAAAGCCAGTATCATCTATTATACAGGCTACAACGCGTTGAGCGTAGCACATGAACAATCGGTAACTTCTCATAAGAACCAACAATTAGTTCAAGATCAAGGGAAATTAGGCATGCTAATGTACAACTACGCAGGTGATGGTGCGGAGATAAGCAACTGGTCTAAACTGAAGATTTTTGCAGGCAAAAAGCTTTACGGTAAAACACAAATCTCATCGCAACAAGTCGCATTAAACACTGATACTCTTAAAGAAATCTACAATAGTTATTACCTGTACATAGATGATTGCAACATGCAGGATAGCTTTGAATTTATCACCGGAACATGA
- a CDS encoding glycosyltransferase family 10 domain-containing protein, producing the protein MKHLIKLRFQNGLNFSDFKRDVFDVNGVSELFNFEEAVHPDFVIFGPYGNDLPPKGNYKRIGYYCENIKPDLSICEYAFGVPREEEVKNSRYTRIQWHGTRPEDLLKPVNYNAKKILSQKTGFCNFLYSHRVPYREEFFKQLSKYKKVDAPGKSMNNMGSIDKSYTGSMWERKRRFLGEYKFTIAFENDVYPGYQTEKLYDAMRADSLPIYCGDPFVGDIFDTSSFINVNDYMDKHWINTKLSKFGLMDFEDIRPQYLNGPVHRIKRKLKSLAREKKYRKPDFSAVIDRIIELDNNPELYLKYLSEPWLKNNVLQTSREKWAGIFNNV; encoded by the coding sequence ATGAAGCATTTAATAAAGCTTCGGTTTCAAAACGGCCTTAACTTCAGCGATTTTAAACGTGATGTGTTTGACGTTAACGGAGTTAGCGAACTATTTAATTTTGAAGAAGCAGTACATCCGGACTTTGTAATATTTGGGCCTTATGGTAATGACCTGCCTCCAAAGGGCAACTATAAACGCATAGGGTATTATTGTGAAAACATAAAGCCCGATCTTTCTATCTGCGAGTATGCGTTTGGCGTTCCAAGGGAAGAGGAGGTGAAGAACAGCAGATATACTCGTATTCAGTGGCATGGTACCCGGCCAGAAGACCTGCTTAAACCAGTGAACTATAACGCAAAAAAGATATTATCGCAAAAAACCGGCTTCTGTAACTTCCTGTATTCACACCGGGTACCCTACCGGGAGGAATTCTTTAAGCAGTTGTCTAAATACAAAAAAGTTGATGCGCCGGGGAAATCCATGAACAATATGGGCAGCATAGATAAGAGTTACACCGGCAGTATGTGGGAGCGCAAGCGCCGGTTTTTAGGTGAATACAAGTTTACCATTGCCTTCGAAAATGACGTTTATCCGGGATACCAAACAGAAAAACTCTACGATGCAATGCGCGCCGATAGTTTACCCATTTATTGCGGTGACCCTTTCGTAGGCGATATTTTCGATACAAGCAGCTTTATAAACGTGAATGATTACATGGACAAGCACTGGATCAACACTAAGTTGTCGAAGTTCGGCCTGATGGATTTTGAAGATATCCGCCCTCAGTACTTAAACGGTCCTGTTCACCGTATTAAAAGAAAGTTGAAGTCGTTAGCCCGTGAAAAGAAATACAGAAAACCGGACTTCTCTGCAGTGATCGATCGCATAATAGAACTGGATAACAACCCTGAACTTTATTTAAAATACCTGAGTGAACCGTGGTTGAAAAACAACGTTTTGCAAACCTCCCGGGAAAAATGGGCCGGAATCTTTAACAATGTCTGA
- a CDS encoding glycosyltransferase family 2 protein, protein MSEPKVSIIIPAYNAAEYLRETIESALAQTWLNKEVIVVDNNSADDTYNVAASFGSAIQLLKEVNPGASFARNKGLSVATGDYLQFLDADDLLADNKIELQVNSIGHLRGIIAYGKHVNFFDDSDKNTNMPESYLSADYPNGTTLLYDLYGGNDSMLAGGMIPQHSWLVPRSVVDDAGLWNTMLTVDDDGEFFCRVVLRSSGMKYVQDSVCYYRRHKHQNNLSAQKQSAALHSAFRSIQLKEQHIKDPSIDKLLANQAMHLLSNAYPAHPQLCSEIEQFIKERGGATWLPYQEGLHKQLRKLFGWKAVRLLSYYKNGGHKNEL, encoded by the coding sequence ATGTCTGAGCCGAAAGTATCAATCATCATCCCGGCTTATAACGCTGCTGAATACTTGCGCGAAACCATTGAAAGTGCACTTGCTCAAACTTGGTTGAATAAAGAGGTGATTGTAGTCGACAATAATTCTGCAGACGATACCTATAACGTAGCTGCGAGTTTCGGCAGCGCTATACAACTGTTAAAAGAAGTTAACCCAGGTGCGAGCTTTGCACGTAACAAAGGGCTGTCGGTTGCCACTGGCGATTACCTCCAATTTTTAGATGCCGACGATTTGCTTGCTGATAACAAGATAGAACTTCAGGTAAACAGTATAGGTCACTTGCGAGGAATAATAGCATATGGGAAACACGTCAACTTTTTTGATGATAGCGACAAGAACACCAATATGCCAGAAAGTTATTTGTCTGCTGATTATCCCAACGGAACAACGCTGTTATACGATTTGTATGGCGGAAACGATAGCATGCTTGCAGGCGGGATGATCCCGCAGCACAGCTGGTTGGTGCCCCGTTCCGTAGTTGACGATGCTGGGTTATGGAATACAATGCTGACAGTTGATGACGATGGCGAGTTTTTTTGCAGGGTTGTTTTGAGGTCGTCCGGTATGAAATACGTGCAGGATTCAGTATGTTACTACCGCAGGCACAAGCACCAAAATAACTTAAGTGCGCAAAAACAAAGTGCCGCCTTGCATAGCGCGTTCAGATCTATTCAGCTTAAGGAGCAGCACATTAAAGATCCATCTATTGATAAGTTGCTAGCTAATCAGGCTATGCATTTGCTGAGTAACGCTTACCCAGCCCATCCTCAGCTCTGTAGTGAAATTGAGCAGTTTATAAAAGAGAGGGGGGGGGCTACCTGGTTGCCATATCAAGAAGGCTTGCATAAACAATTGAGAAAGTTATTTGGCTGGAAAGCTGTAAGGCTGCTTAGCTATTACAAAAACGGCGGGCACAAGAATGAACTTTAA
- a CDS encoding glycosyltransferase family 61 protein → MNFNSLKNIAKQFPFVYPARLVNSVKEWIDRENAKSGVYKSVRNHSYLQLEHSEHHTHTLPDGKDGDKQKFSSNLFYQTAPGYLYNIKDCYFYKQHGLVLSRRNELFTEFTHNFNISSLRKFIIRHPFFTFSTNVKKITGTGAVLVSPQSHNYYHWLFDVLPRIKLYKSVHEQIDCYCISSAVPEKFLEILTLFGISKERILLVNNHVKLHFDNLFLASLPGSEGRTPGWAVSYLRGVLLNGTLTDPNKKKVYFKRGENAGRKVLNEAEVILLLQKEGFEIVEPDMLSIAEQAALTQAASVVVGVHSAALANILFAKEGTTVIEIFSPDYFRTDCYFTLARILKLNYHYMAGAKPQNAAWGNIIVDLNELKDLLPND, encoded by the coding sequence ATGAACTTTAATTCGCTTAAAAATATTGCTAAGCAATTTCCTTTTGTTTATCCTGCCCGGCTTGTTAATTCAGTTAAGGAATGGATAGATCGGGAAAATGCAAAAAGCGGAGTTTACAAAAGTGTACGCAACCATTCTTATCTACAGCTTGAACATAGTGAGCACCACACGCATACTCTACCGGACGGGAAAGATGGCGATAAACAAAAGTTTAGCTCAAATTTGTTCTATCAAACTGCCCCGGGCTATTTATATAACATCAAAGACTGTTACTTTTACAAACAGCATGGTTTAGTGCTCAGCCGCCGTAATGAATTGTTTACTGAGTTCACGCATAACTTCAATATAAGTTCTCTTCGAAAATTTATCATTAGGCACCCATTTTTCACGTTCTCTACCAACGTAAAAAAAATAACGGGCACAGGTGCAGTATTAGTATCGCCACAAAGCCATAACTATTATCACTGGTTGTTCGATGTATTGCCAAGGATCAAACTCTATAAGTCGGTCCATGAGCAAATTGATTGCTACTGCATATCATCAGCAGTTCCTGAAAAATTTCTGGAGATTTTAACATTGTTCGGAATATCCAAAGAAAGAATACTACTTGTAAATAACCATGTTAAACTGCACTTTGATAACTTATTCCTGGCATCGTTGCCGGGGAGCGAAGGGCGAACACCTGGCTGGGCAGTAAGTTATCTACGCGGAGTTCTACTTAATGGTACTTTAACGGATCCCAATAAAAAAAAGGTCTACTTTAAAAGAGGTGAGAATGCCGGACGCAAAGTACTTAACGAAGCAGAAGTCATCCTTCTCCTGCAAAAGGAAGGCTTCGAGATAGTTGAGCCTGATATGTTGAGTATTGCAGAACAAGCCGCGCTAACGCAAGCTGCTTCTGTTGTGGTAGGTGTACATTCCGCCGCCCTGGCAAATATCTTATTTGCCAAAGAGGGTACTACCGTGATCGAAATATTTTCTCCGGATTACTTTCGCACCGATTGCTATTTCACCCTCGCACGCATATTAAAGCTTAACTATCATTATATGGCAGGTGCAAAGCCGCAAAACGCTGCATGGGGTAACATCATCGTTGATTTAAACGAATTGAAAGACTTGTTACCCAATGATTAA
- a CDS encoding acyltransferase family protein yields MIKKGSLITIDLLRAAAALGVFYYHQHVGSLLAKYTRWQALAHTDNFGATYAVPLFFLLSGYCIHLSNLKYLQANKPLPLKEYYIARFLRIYPPYLFALLFAIAVQYFTYGKSPSTGDFLWHLLALQGFSSAYFNTINAVLWTITVEIAFYLIYPLFYAVRQKGSLTKALIFTFIVSVTSILICSYHDGLTFPTRFLITNLWFAWCWGAYLADNDQPLCLHLQKPWFLAFNLLVIVAFAAIRIIPDNLPIVFDQLNILIWTLPFLWVISNEQWIRSHSSLPVRIFSAIGLSSYSLYLLHQPLIILKNYLTHRFVPEPLQLPVLSAGIVAIPAICWLSFKYIETPFTKRKKVLATTAA; encoded by the coding sequence ATGATTAAAAAGGGTTCTTTAATTACTATCGATCTTTTACGTGCTGCAGCAGCTCTTGGGGTGTTCTATTATCATCAGCATGTTGGCTCCTTGCTTGCTAAGTACACCAGGTGGCAGGCATTGGCGCATACAGATAATTTTGGTGCAACTTATGCAGTTCCGCTTTTCTTTTTGCTTAGTGGATACTGTATTCATCTTTCAAATCTGAAATATCTTCAAGCCAACAAACCGCTGCCCTTAAAAGAGTATTACATAGCTCGTTTTCTACGGATTTATCCTCCGTATCTCTTTGCATTACTGTTTGCCATAGCTGTACAATATTTCACTTATGGTAAGTCGCCCAGTACCGGTGATTTTTTATGGCACCTGTTAGCCCTTCAAGGATTTAGCAGCGCATACTTTAACACCATTAATGCGGTGTTATGGACTATTACTGTAGAAATCGCTTTCTACTTAATTTATCCATTGTTTTATGCGGTTAGGCAAAAGGGTTCGCTTACAAAGGCTTTAATATTTACCTTTATAGTAAGCGTAACAAGTATATTAATCTGTTCATATCACGATGGTCTTACTTTCCCGACGCGCTTTTTGATTACCAACCTTTGGTTTGCCTGGTGTTGGGGTGCGTACCTTGCAGATAACGATCAACCCTTATGTTTGCACCTGCAAAAACCTTGGTTTTTAGCCTTTAATTTACTGGTGATAGTGGCTTTTGCAGCAATACGGATCATTCCAGACAACTTGCCCATTGTGTTCGATCAATTGAACATTCTTATATGGACATTGCCGTTCTTATGGGTTATATCCAACGAGCAGTGGATTCGTTCGCATTCCAGTTTACCAGTGCGGATTTTTAGTGCTATAGGCTTGTCAAGCTATTCACTTTACCTGCTTCATCAACCATTAATCATATTAAAAAATTATTTAACGCACCGCTTTGTACCAGAGCCGCTGCAATTACCTGTACTATCAGCCGGGATAGTCGCTATACCTGCTATTTGTTGGTTAAGTTTCAAATACATAGAAACGCCTTTTACTAAAAGAAAAAAAGTTCTTGCCACAACAGCCGCTTAA
- a CDS encoding glycosyltransferase family 2 protein, which yields MVDVSIIIPTYNRLWSLPKAISSCREQGPTTEVIVIDDGSTDGTWEWLQQQQDLTLLRQDNQGKDWAVNKGFALATGKYVRFLDSDDWLLSGSTKALFEAAERGELDVTCAGYQVFTEDEQLIKEIQWTVCDDFLAQQLGECDSSHYSAYLFRKSFIEDIPHRQEFAALDDRQFIIEVALKLPKIGYVQQSTFAHRAHGRQRLQNASGLTEAASHLAQLNIYKKCFEKLEQEGRLTQRYKSAASNKLWHLAHWIAKTDINTGREVYNWLYQLSPAFIPGENRGIARMYKLMGFAATERLLTIRRLLNAR from the coding sequence ATGGTCGACGTAAGCATTATAATACCTACCTATAATCGCCTTTGGAGTCTGCCAAAAGCAATAAGTAGTTGTCGCGAGCAAGGCCCAACAACAGAGGTGATCGTAATAGACGACGGCAGTACCGATGGTACTTGGGAGTGGTTACAGCAGCAACAGGACCTTACATTGCTTCGCCAGGATAACCAGGGTAAGGACTGGGCTGTTAATAAAGGGTTTGCTCTTGCAACAGGGAAATACGTTCGCTTTTTGGACTCAGACGACTGGCTGCTGTCCGGCTCTACAAAGGCGCTGTTTGAAGCTGCAGAGCGGGGCGAACTTGATGTAACCTGTGCGGGTTATCAGGTATTTACAGAAGACGAACAGTTAATAAAAGAAATACAATGGACTGTTTGCGACGACTTTTTGGCGCAACAACTTGGCGAGTGCGACTCCTCGCACTACAGTGCTTATCTTTTCAGGAAGAGCTTTATAGAAGACATACCCCACCGGCAGGAATTTGCAGCGCTAGATGATCGGCAATTCATCATAGAAGTTGCCCTAAAGTTGCCCAAAATTGGGTACGTACAGCAAAGCACCTTTGCTCACCGGGCACACGGCCGGCAAAGGCTTCAAAATGCTTCGGGGTTGACAGAAGCCGCCAGCCATTTGGCCCAACTGAATATCTATAAAAAATGCTTTGAAAAGCTGGAGCAGGAAGGCAGGCTCACGCAGCGTTACAAGAGTGCAGCCAGCAACAAACTTTGGCACCTGGCGCATTGGATTGCTAAAACAGATATTAACACAGGCCGTGAGGTTTATAATTGGCTATATCAATTAAGTCCGGCTTTTATTCCTGGAGAGAACAGAGGTATAGCGCGCATGTACAAGTTAATGGGCTTTGCAGCAACAGAACGGTTACTTACCATACGGCGCTTATTAAATGCCAGATAA